The following are encoded together in the Deltaproteobacteria bacterium genome:
- the carB gene encoding carbamoyl-phosphate synthase large subunit, with product MPKRTDLKRIMVLGSGPIVIGQACEFDYSGTQAVKALKSEGFEVVLVNSNPATIMTDPELADRTYIEPLSAEYLEAIIAREQPDAILPTVGGQTALNLALELVEDGTLEKYKVELIGASSESIRIAEDRQLFRDAMVEIGLDVPVSELVNSTTDALKFSEDIGYPVVIRPSFTLGGSGGGIAYNAEECERIVRHGLDLSPVHQVLIEESLLGWKEFELEVMRDRNDNFVVICSIENFDPMGVHTGDSLTVAPAQTLTDREYQRMRDAAAAIMRKVKVDTGGSNVQFAVHPETGRLAVIEMNPRVSRSSALASKATGFPIAKIAAKLAIGYSLDEISNDITQKTPAAFEPSIDYVVTKIPKFAFEKFPGVDITLGTQMKSVGEVMAIGRTFKESLFKALRSLESVRAWEPPRLTLHEFARSFKQPNEYRVRLLMSALEAGFGIDELHRLTRIDKWFLDQLEQCSLLQQKMRGKPLASISSDTLRNAKEYGFSDRRVAHLCNASIAEVRQRRYRENMRPVYKLVDTCAAEFESYTPYMYSTYEEENESSPTKNRRVVILGSGPNRIGQGIEFDYCCCHASLALRDMGITSIMINSNPETVSTDYDTSDRLYFEPLTLEDVLEVVACEKPEGVIVQFGGQTPINMTQALANEGVKVLGTPADAVHLASDRERFSKLLRELGLRYPAHGFAKSAEEAHVIADKLGYSLLVRPSFVLGGRAMAIVDNREDLAKFVEEALHAAPEGSILIDKFIDDAIEVDVDALCDGEDCIVAGIMQHIEQAGVHSGDSSCVLPPYQISKELIDEIKSTTRILAKALGIVGLMNVQYAIDINDKLFIIEVNPRASRTVPFVSKATGIPCAKIATHLMMGEKLKDLGITRDLEVPRVCVKTPVFPFIKFPGFDPKLTPEMRSTGEVMGIANDIGHAYYKAQLGANTRLPRKGTAFITVNERDHKNVVGIAKRLSAVGFELVATRGTAKVLREHEIEVREILKVSEGRPNCVDAIKSAQISLIINTPLGVSSFQDGWAIRTAAVQHNVPCITTLAGAAAATLAIESMADEIEVKSLQELHAR from the coding sequence ATGCCTAAGCGTACTGACCTAAAGCGTATTATGGTTTTGGGCTCGGGCCCTATCGTCATCGGCCAAGCCTGTGAATTTGACTATTCTGGTACTCAAGCGGTTAAAGCATTAAAAAGTGAAGGATTTGAAGTGGTACTGGTTAATTCTAATCCAGCTACCATTATGACTGATCCTGAACTTGCAGATCGTACCTATATCGAACCGCTCTCGGCTGAATATTTAGAAGCCATCATTGCACGCGAACAACCTGATGCAATTTTGCCTACCGTCGGTGGGCAAACCGCACTTAATCTAGCCCTTGAACTCGTTGAAGACGGTACTTTAGAAAAATATAAAGTCGAACTTATTGGTGCTAGCTCTGAATCTATTCGTATCGCAGAAGACCGCCAGCTATTTCGTGATGCTATGGTTGAAATCGGCCTTGATGTGCCGGTTAGTGAATTAGTTAATTCCACCACTGACGCCTTAAAATTTTCAGAAGATATAGGCTATCCTGTAGTAATTAGACCTTCATTTACGCTTGGCGGCTCTGGTGGTGGTATTGCTTATAACGCTGAGGAGTGTGAACGTATTGTACGCCATGGTCTTGATTTATCACCGGTTCATCAAGTTTTAATTGAAGAATCGCTGCTTGGTTGGAAAGAATTTGAACTTGAAGTTATGCGTGATCGCAACGATAACTTCGTAGTCATCTGTTCAATCGAAAATTTCGATCCTATGGGTGTGCATACCGGTGACTCACTCACTGTCGCCCCTGCACAAACGCTTACTGATCGCGAATATCAACGTATGCGTGATGCTGCCGCTGCAATTATGCGTAAAGTTAAAGTTGATACTGGTGGTTCAAACGTTCAATTCGCAGTACATCCTGAAACCGGGCGACTTGCAGTAATCGAAATGAATCCGCGTGTTTCCCGTTCATCCGCTTTGGCTTCAAAAGCAACCGGATTTCCAATTGCCAAAATCGCCGCTAAATTAGCCATTGGTTATTCACTTGATGAAATATCTAACGATATCACCCAAAAAACTCCTGCAGCTTTCGAGCCTTCAATAGATTATGTAGTTACCAAAATACCTAAATTTGCTTTTGAGAAATTCCCTGGGGTTGATATCACCCTCGGCACCCAAATGAAGTCGGTCGGTGAAGTAATGGCTATCGGCCGCACTTTTAAAGAGTCACTATTTAAAGCATTACGTTCACTAGAAAGTGTACGCGCTTGGGAACCACCTCGTCTTACCTTGCACGAATTTGCACGCTCATTTAAGCAACCAAATGAATATCGTGTACGTTTACTGATGTCAGCTTTAGAGGCTGGTTTTGGTATCGATGAATTACATCGCTTAACTCGTATTGATAAGTGGTTTCTTGATCAGCTTGAACAATGTTCACTCTTGCAACAAAAAATGCGAGGCAAACCACTTGCAAGTATATCAAGCGATACACTTCGTAATGCTAAAGAGTATGGCTTTTCAGATCGCCGTGTTGCCCATTTATGCAACGCTAGCATTGCTGAAGTACGCCAACGTCGTTATCGTGAAAATATGCGACCGGTATACAAGTTAGTTGATACTTGTGCCGCAGAGTTTGAATCATATACCCCATATATGTATTCAACTTACGAAGAAGAAAACGAATCCAGCCCCACAAAAAATCGCAGAGTTGTAATTTTGGGTAGTGGACCAAACCGTATCGGCCAAGGCATTGAATTTGATTATTGCTGCTGTCATGCCTCGTTAGCCCTACGCGATATGGGCATTACCAGCATAATGATTAATTCAAACCCCGAGACTGTTTCGACTGACTACGATACCAGTGATCGTCTTTACTTTGAACCTCTTACTCTTGAAGATGTGCTTGAAGTAGTAGCTTGTGAAAAACCTGAAGGCGTCATCGTACAATTTGGTGGGCAAACACCCATCAATATGACTCAGGCGCTTGCCAATGAGGGCGTAAAAGTACTTGGTACGCCTGCTGATGCTGTGCACCTAGCTTCTGATCGAGAACGATTTAGCAAATTACTACGCGAACTTGGTTTACGCTACCCTGCTCATGGTTTTGCTAAAAGTGCCGAAGAAGCTCACGTTATTGCTGATAAACTTGGTTATTCTTTATTAGTACGTCCTTCTTTTGTTCTTGGTGGCCGCGCTATGGCCATCGTAGATAATCGCGAAGATTTAGCTAAATTCGTTGAAGAAGCTTTACATGCCGCTCCTGAAGGCTCGATTCTTATTGATAAGTTTATTGACGATGCCATTGAAGTTGACGTTGATGCCTTATGTGATGGTGAAGATTGCATCGTCGCTGGCATTATGCAGCATATTGAACAAGCTGGTGTGCATTCAGGTGATTCTTCATGTGTCTTGCCTCCTTATCAAATCTCAAAAGAATTAATCGATGAAATTAAATCAACCACCCGCATCTTAGCCAAAGCACTCGGGATCGTTGGTTTAATGAATGTGCAATATGCTATCGATATTAATGACAAATTATTTATCATTGAAGTTAATCCACGTGCTTCACGTACAGTACCATTTGTTTCAAAAGCAACGGGTATACCTTGCGCCAAAATTGCTACTCATTTGATGATGGGTGAAAAACTTAAAGATCTTGGAATAACTCGTGATCTTGAAGTACCACGAGTTTGTGTCAAAACCCCGGTGTTTCCGTTTATCAAATTTCCTGGTTTTGATCCCAAGCTAACCCCTGAAATGCGCTCTACCGGCGAAGTTATGGGAATAGCCAATGATATTGGCCATGCATATTATAAAGCACAATTGGGCGCTAATACTCGTCTACCACGTAAAGGCACTGCCTTTATTACGGTAAATGAACGTGACCATAAAAATGTTGTCGGGATTGCCAAACGCTTATCCGCAGTTGGCTTTGAATTAGTAGCAACACGCGGTACTGCAAAAGTGCTACGCGAGCATGAGATTGAAGTGCGTGAAATATTAAAAGTAAGTGAAGGCCGACCAAACTGCGTCGATGCTATTAAGAGTGCTCAGATTTCATTAATTATTAATACACCTCTTGGGGTTTCTTCATTTCAAGATGGTTGGGCTATTCGTACCGCAGCTGTACAACATAATGTTCCATGTATTACTACACTTGCTGGCGCCGCAGCTGCCACTTTAGCAATTGAATCCATGGCCGATGAAATTGAAGTGAAAAGCTTGCAAGAACTACATGCTCGCTAG
- the ligA gene encoding NAD-dependent DNA ligase LigA, translated as MKKAETLRQQLQQADHGYYVLDAPIISDAEYDRLMRELIALEQAHPEIITDDSPTQRVSGKPSDGFQKINHREPMLSLSNIQNDNELDDFDARIRRLIDLDSSISIEYICEPKLDGLAVELVYENGVFVHGSTRGDGNTGEDITKNLLTIGSLGANAGVPKKLQGKYPYNLEVRGEVLIQKQHFAALNAHMLRSNQEPFANPRNAAAGSLRQLDWRITATRPLSFIAYDALSSDSAIADSHWDKLALIASWGFAANEENKLCHNIAEVKYYRDTMAQRRFNLPYDTDGVVIKINNLDWRVRLGAASKSPRWAVAYKYPPQEEATRVKSIWASVGRTGILTPVVEVEPVNLSGAVVSRATLHNEDEMRRKDVRIGDMVFIRRAGEVIPEVVKVIKEKRSGAEKEFIFPTQCPICGARVIRPVGEKVYRCMGASCSAQLIGRLAHFASRRAMDIDGLGEKLLAQLVQNKLVNDFADLYAIDFKSLCELERMGEKSAQNILTALANSKSTTLRRLLYALGIPQVGDATAGSLAQHFKSIANFMAADENALLNIRDIGPESARQITLWTTEPSNQKVVMRLLAVGLSFKDEQIPQLGIFIGKSVVLTGSLTNMSRDEAKAEIERRGGKVTGSVSKKTDLVICGSDAGSKLAKARDLGVKIINEQEFVQLLIK; from the coding sequence ATTAAAAAGGCAGAAACACTACGTCAACAGCTACAGCAGGCAGATCATGGGTATTATGTTCTTGATGCCCCAATAATCTCTGATGCCGAATACGACCGCTTAATGCGTGAACTTATAGCTTTAGAGCAAGCGCATCCTGAAATAATTACCGATGACTCACCAACTCAACGTGTATCAGGAAAACCATCTGATGGTTTTCAAAAAATAAATCATCGCGAACCAATGCTATCGTTAAGCAATATTCAAAATGATAATGAACTCGATGATTTCGATGCACGGATTCGGCGTTTAATAGATCTCGATAGCAGTATTTCAATAGAATATATCTGCGAACCCAAACTCGATGGCCTTGCTGTTGAATTAGTTTACGAAAATGGTGTCTTTGTTCATGGATCAACGCGAGGTGATGGTAATACTGGCGAAGATATTACTAAAAATTTACTAACTATCGGCTCGCTCGGGGCCAACGCTGGTGTGCCTAAAAAACTGCAAGGAAAGTACCCATATAATCTTGAAGTACGAGGTGAAGTACTTATCCAAAAACAGCATTTTGCCGCGCTTAATGCTCATATGCTAAGATCTAATCAAGAACCTTTTGCTAATCCACGTAATGCAGCAGCAGGTTCGCTAAGACAACTTGATTGGCGAATTACTGCGACACGTCCGCTATCCTTTATTGCTTATGATGCTCTCTCATCTGATAGCGCCATAGCTGACTCTCATTGGGATAAACTTGCCCTTATTGCTTCTTGGGGATTTGCCGCCAACGAAGAAAATAAGCTTTGTCACAATATTGCTGAGGTTAAATATTATCGTGATACGATGGCACAACGACGTTTTAACTTGCCTTATGATACCGACGGCGTTGTAATTAAAATTAATAATCTCGATTGGCGAGTACGTTTAGGTGCAGCTTCTAAATCGCCACGCTGGGCTGTAGCGTATAAGTACCCGCCACAAGAAGAGGCTACGCGCGTAAAATCTATTTGGGCTTCAGTTGGACGTACAGGTATTTTGACTCCTGTGGTTGAAGTTGAACCAGTGAATCTTTCTGGGGCGGTAGTTTCACGCGCTACTTTGCATAATGAAGATGAAATGCGTCGTAAAGACGTGCGCATCGGCGATATGGTTTTTATTCGTCGTGCTGGTGAGGTCATCCCAGAAGTCGTTAAAGTTATAAAAGAAAAACGCAGCGGTGCGGAAAAAGAATTTATTTTTCCAACACAATGCCCCATTTGTGGTGCCCGTGTAATTAGACCCGTAGGTGAAAAAGTATATCGTTGTATGGGCGCATCATGCTCAGCCCAACTAATAGGTCGCCTTGCCCATTTTGCATCAAGACGCGCCATGGATATTGATGGTCTTGGTGAAAAATTATTAGCACAATTAGTACAAAATAAATTAGTTAACGATTTTGCCGATCTCTACGCGATAGATTTTAAATCTTTATGTGAACTTGAACGAATGGGTGAAAAAAGCGCTCAAAATATTTTAACTGCGCTAGCTAACTCAAAAAGTACCACTCTACGACGCTTACTTTATGCGCTTGGTATCCCCCAAGTTGGTGATGCGACAGCTGGTTCTTTAGCACAGCATTTTAAGTCTATTGCTAACTTTATGGCTGCTGATGAAAATGCGTTATTAAACATACGCGACATTGGTCCTGAAAGTGCACGACAAATTACTTTATGGACCACTGAACCAAGCAACCAAAAAGTTGTGATGCGACTTTTAGCGGTTGGACTTTCATTTAAAGATGAGCAAATTCCACAACTAGGCATATTTATTGGCAAAAGTGTAGTATTAACCGGTTCGCTCACCAATATGAGTCGCGATGAGGCAAAAGCTGAAATTGAACGCCGTGGTGGTAAAGTTACTGGTTCAGTTTCTAAAAAAACTGACTTAGTGATATGCGGTAGCGATGCTGGTAGTAAGTTAGCAAAAGCACGAGATTTAGGGGTTAAGATCATCAACGAACAAGAATTTGTACAATTACTCATTAAATAA
- a CDS encoding PilZ domain-containing protein: MTAFAQVERRHTPRQLVFMGAECRLGGAALTGVIRDQSNGGVFFTPTQDGDIILKKVQLSFEPELGDFVLLTYADENILMRKPATVCWFGYSHEHSCEGLGLAFVED, encoded by the coding sequence ATGACAGCTTTTGCTCAAGTAGAGCGGCGTCACACGCCGCGACAACTCGTTTTTATGGGAGCAGAATGTCGATTAGGTGGAGCAGCGTTAACGGGAGTAATTCGTGATCAAAGTAATGGAGGCGTCTTTTTTACTCCCACTCAGGATGGCGACATTATACTCAAGAAAGTGCAATTATCATTTGAACCAGAACTCGGTGATTTTGTGTTACTTACTTATGCTGATGAAAACATATTAATGCGTAAACCGGCAACAGTATGTTGGTTTGGCTATAGTCATGAGCATAGTTGTGAAGGATTGGGTCTGGCTTTTGTAGAAGATTAA
- the pdxA gene encoding 4-hydroxythreonine-4-phosphate dehydrogenase PdxA, whose product MQNQVRLAVTLGDPAGIGPEVVELAAIQFLQENTTAKLIIIGPDNIVKPLCAKLGPRSHAESIAAFTAARGMPSAASGQAALSTLARAITLAQQHTVEAIVTAPINKLALAMAGSTDRGHTEILARELGVGPTAMSFFTQELRVVLATTHLPLQKAISTLTAERIVEVTQLLNDALKNTVPTKVPKLALAALNPHAGEAGLLGNEEKLILAPAVKQACALGIDLSGPFPADTLFYRARNGEFDGVVSLYHDQALIPIKLLSFGQAVNVTLGLATPRTSPDHGTAYDKIGSPAIKHNGMLGALHAAVSLVHNI is encoded by the coding sequence ATGCAAAATCAAGTAAGATTAGCTGTGACCTTAGGTGACCCTGCTGGTATAGGTCCTGAAGTTGTCGAGTTAGCGGCAATACAATTCTTGCAAGAAAACACTACTGCAAAGTTAATAATTATTGGCCCTGATAATATTGTCAAACCTCTATGCGCCAAGCTTGGCCCTCGTTCTCACGCTGAAAGTATTGCTGCATTTACTGCGGCACGTGGAATGCCAAGTGCTGCGAGCGGCCAAGCTGCGCTAAGCACATTAGCTCGTGCCATTACTCTAGCGCAGCAACACACTGTTGAAGCAATTGTAACTGCGCCAATTAATAAACTGGCATTGGCTATGGCAGGTAGTACCGATCGCGGCCATACCGAAATTTTAGCCCGCGAATTAGGTGTCGGCCCAACAGCTATGTCTTTCTTTACTCAAGAATTACGGGTTGTCTTAGCCACCACCCATTTGCCATTACAAAAAGCGATCTCTACGCTTACTGCAGAACGTATCGTTGAAGTTACACAATTATTAAATGACGCTTTAAAAAATACCGTTCCCACAAAAGTGCCAAAATTGGCATTAGCAGCTTTAAATCCGCATGCTGGTGAAGCTGGTCTACTGGGAAATGAAGAAAAACTTATTCTTGCCCCTGCGGTAAAACAAGCTTGTGCATTAGGGATTGATCTGTCTGGCCCCTTTCCTGCTGATACTTTATTTTATCGTGCACGTAATGGTGAATTTGATGGTGTTGTATCTCTGTATCACGATCAAGCATTGATTCCGATCAAACTGTTATCTTTTGGACAAGCAGTTAATGTTACTCTAGGTTTAGCAACACCACGTACTTCGCCAGATCATGGCACGGCTTATGATAAAATTGGCTCTCCTGCCATTAAACATAATGGTATGCTTGGTGCATTACACGCCGCAGTATCATTAGTTCATAATATTTAA